The Falco naumanni isolate bFalNau1 chromosome 1, bFalNau1.pat, whole genome shotgun sequence genome window below encodes:
- the SH2D4A gene encoding SH2 domain-containing protein 4A, which translates to MLKQILSDMYIDPDLLAELSEEQKQILFFKMRQEQVRRWEEREAAVDKASAKKSLPRKASRKSVTWKLGADNDVWVWVMGEHPSDKSYAAICEEIQAQRAKRLEREQGKEGRETDSSVTQSLHPQSGFLGETVLHGNKKNTVEEKKEGVRKSAAATTGKSQELTKRENRDVHQMLADCHVRKRGFQEMKEAQRRNSREETTASQEAILQSHPSLESQKMLQRSDENEPEWQETLRKSKAADEKRRSLARQARDDYRRLSLQGIHRGKQADISKGATAGDRRPLQYPPLPPKPKLLPSAMANGRAIRKEGIQRTVSNSTEESIIKWFKEEQFPLRAGYQKTTDTIAPWFHGIVASKKAEELLNKTVPGSFLVRVSEKIKGYVLSYRSVEGCKHFLIDASSDSYSFLGVDQLQHPTLADLVDYHKDEPITSLGKELLLYPCGQEDQEPDYISLFE; encoded by the exons ATGCTGAAACAGATACTATCGGACATGTACATCGATCCCGACCTGCTGGCAGAACTCAGCGAGGAGCAGAAGCAGATCCTCTTCTTCAAGATGAGGCAGGAACAGGTCAGACggtgggaggaaagagaagctgcTGTGGACAAGGCTTCAGCAAAGAAGTCACTGCCAAGAAAAG CCAGCAGGAAATCAGTGACATGGAAGCTCGGTGCTGACAATGATGTCTGGGTCTGGGTGATGGGCGAGCATCCTTCAGACAAATCATATGCAGCCATCTGCGAAGAGATCCAGGCACAAAGGGCAAAGCGGTTAGAAAGAGAGCAAGGCAAGGAGGGCAG AGAGACTGACTCTTCTGTAACACAGTCTCTACATCCCCAGTCAGGATTCCTGGGTGAGACAGTTCTTcatgggaataaaaaaaacaccgtggaggaaaagaaggaaggtgtGAGAAAAAGTGCTGCTGCTACAACGGGGAAAAGCCAGGAGCTCACAAAG AGGGAAAACAGAGATGTTCACCAGATGCTGGCAGACTGCCACGTGAGGAAGCGTGGCTTCCAAGAG ATGAAGGAAGCACAGAGGAGAAATTCAAGAGAAGAGACCACAGCCTCCCAGGAGGCAATACTACAGAGTCACCCCAGCTTGGAGAGCCAGAAGATGCTTCAGAGATCGGATGAGAATGAGCCTGAATGGCAGGAAACCT TGAGGAAATCCAAGGCAGCAGATGAGAAGAGACGCTCCCTCGCACGGCAGGCCAGGGACGACTACAGGAGGCTTTCACTGCAGGGTATCCACAGAGGGAAGCAGGCAGATATTTCCAAGGGTGCCACAGCAGGAGATCGGCGACCACTCCAATATCCACCTCTCCCTCCCAAGCCTAAGCTTCTACCTTCTGCGATGGCAAACGGGAGAGCAATTAG GAAAGAAGGCATCCAAAGGACAGTCTCCAATTCCACTGAAGAAAGCATCATCAAGTGGTTCAAAGAGGAGCAATTCCCTCTCCGAGCTGGCTATCAGAAAACCACAGACACAATAGCACCTTGGTTCCATG GTATCGTAGCCTCCAAGAAAGCAGAGGAGCTTCTGAATAAAACAGTGCCGGGGAGTTTTCTGGTCCGGGTCAGCGAGAAAATCAAAGGCTACGTGCTCTCCTATCGGTCTGTGGAAGGATGTAAGCACTTCCTCATTGATGCCTCCAGTGATTCCTACAGCTTCCTTGGAGTGGACCAGCTACAACATCCAACCCTGGCTGACCTTGTAGACTACCACAAG GACGAACCCATCACTTCCTTGGGGAAGGAGCTGTTGCTTTACCCGTGTGGCCAAGAGGACCAGGAACCAGACTACATCTCTCTCTTTGAGTAA
- the LOC121089778 gene encoding sulfotransferase 1 family member D1-like encodes MGEEEVARQELGSLRGIPLYQCFVQGWPQVEAFRARPDDLLVATYPKSGTTWLSEILDLIYHDGDVEKCRRDAIFNRVPFLEMKAPKMPSGVELLEKTPSPRLVKTHLPVHLLPASFQDNGCKVIYMARNPKDVVISYYYFYQMAKMHPDPGTLGEFLETFLAGKVAYGSWYEHVQGWWEKKQEKQLLYLFYEDMKKDPWQEVQKILRFLGKEMEEEVVARILHHTSFQEMKKNPAANYETIPRALMDHSLSPFLRKGISGDWKNHFTVAQNERFDQHYREHMVGSDLRFQMEV; translated from the exons atgggggaggaggaggtggcgcggcaggagctgggcagcctcCGCGGCATCCCGCTGTACCAGTGCTTCGTGCAGGGCTGGCCGCAGGTGGAGGCGTTCCGGGCCCGGCCGGATGACCTGCTGGTCGCCACCTACCCCAAATCGG GCACCACGTGGCTGAGCGAGATCCTGGACTTGATCTACCACGACGGCGATGTGGAGAAGTGCCGGCGGGATGCCATCTTCAACCGGGTGCCCTTCCTGGAGATGAAGGCCCCCAAGATGCCGAGCG GGGTTGAGCTGCTGGAGAAAACCCCCTCCCCGCGGCTGGTGAAGACCCATCTCCCGGTCCATCTCCTCCCAGCCTCCTTCCAGGACAATGGCTGCAAG GTCATCTACATGGCCCGCAACCCCAAGGATGTCGTCATCTCCTACTACTACTTCTATCAGATGGCCAAGATGCACCCTGATCCCGGCACTCTGGGCGAGTTCCTGGAGACCTTCCTGGCTGGCAAAG TGGCCTACGGGTCCTGGTACGAGCACGTCCAGGGCTGGTGGGAGaagaagcaggagaagcagctcctCTACCTCTTCTATGAGGACATGAAGAAG GATCCGTGGCAGGAGGTGCAGAAGATCCTGCGGTTCCTGGGcaaggagatggaggaggaggtggtggcgAGGATCCTCCACCACACTTCTTTCCAGGAGATGAAGAAGAACCCTGCTGCCAACTACGAGACCATCCCCAGAGCCCTGATGGACCACAgcctctcccccttccttcgGAAAG GAATCTCCGGGGACTGGAAGAACCACTTCACTGTGGCCCAGAACGAGCGCTTTGACCAGCACTACCGGGAGCACATGGTGGGCTCTGACCTCCGCTTCCAGATGGAGGTGTGA